The Bemisia tabaci chromosome 8, PGI_BMITA_v3 genome has a segment encoding these proteins:
- the LOC109033802 gene encoding major facilitator superfamily domain-containing protein 12 isoform X2, translating to MDKCNGEKQKSVYTIDLVGSFLGDEKLKANESLSVNSFSAAKNANKPPKDGEKDEKRMPSLLSPVGAQMAFAQGHVFNDMCAAMWFNYLLVYLTFVVEFRPSIVGAAILIGQLVDGIVCPFIGFLSDKMKFGFFNYGRRKSAHLIGTIAVFLSFPFVFMPVPSFLKNEDQLIQLLYYSVFIAVFQVGWATVQIAHLAIITDLTSNFQERTWLMSLRNIFTQLSISSVFVIALVALELCPDKQVVTSYLQLDDPLVDENPEDLNPNCYKQFIIIVGVISAVGLVETLWYHLGVQEVSEDNELHQTLIDPQQRRISPWSLFRRRKFYSVTLVYVSARLFFNLLQVFIPAYVIETLKLPRSYITIIPLITNLSNFTTSLMTTKLNVVFGRKITFYIGCLLGIISGVFIFLQNFGDLYRYDLIFGVATVIGIATGILTVTALGLITDLIDQDPNNGAFVYGFMSLIEKVFNGVVVAVIQFCKPKDKIAFGAYGKYVIFICCIMPCALGIIFMFFTPINLAASNRENERIPPPESEKQTGSSNSENDSNSSDRR from the exons ATGGATAAGTGCAACGGTGAAAAACAAAAGAGCGTGTACACCATCGACCTGGTCGGGTCTTTCCTCGGTGacgagaaactcaaagccaaCGAATCGCTGAGCGTCAACAGTTTCTCCGCCGCCAAGAATGCTAACAAGCCTCCTAAAGATGGAGAAAAAG ATGAGAAGAGAATGCCGAGTCTCCTATCGCCCGTCGGGGCGCAGATGGCGTTCGCGCAGGGGCACGTGTTCAACGACATGTGCGCGGCGATGTGGTTCAACTACCTCCTCGTCTACCTCACCTTCGTCGTGGAGTTCCGGCCGAGCATCGTCGGGGCGGCCATCCTCATCGGGCAGCTCGTCGACGGCATCGTCTGTCCTTTCATCGGCTTCCTCTCCGACAAGATGAAGTTCGGCTTCTTCAACTACGGACGCCGCAAGTCCGCACATCTCATCG gcACAATAGCTGTTTTCCTATCATTTCCATTTGTATTTATGCCGGTCCCatcgtttttgaaaaatgaggatcAACTCATTCAACTTTTATACTACAGTGTATTCATTGCTGTTTTTCAAGTTGGATGGGCTACGGTACAAATCGCACACTTAGCCATTATCACAGATCTCACTAGTAACTTCCAAGAAAGGACATGGCTCATGTCCCTGAG GAATATTTTTACGCAGCTTTCAATTTCCTCCGTCTTTGTCATTGCCCTAGTTGCCCTAGAATTATGTCCTGACAAACAAGTTGTAACATCTTATCTGCAATTGGATGATCCTTTAGTCGATGAAAATCCCGAAGATCTAAACCCAAACTGTTATAAACAGTTTATT attatcGTCGGTGTGATTTCGGCAGTCGGTCTGGTAGAAACTCTCTGGTATCATTTGGGAGTGCAAGAAGTCTCAGAAGACAATGAACTCCATCAAACCTTGATCGATCCTCAACAACGAAGAATCTCCCCGTGGTCACTCTTTCGCCGACGAAAGTTCTACTCAGTAACTTTAGTTTATGTTTCAGCTAGGTTGTTTTTCAACCTGCTTCAAGTTTTCATTCCTGCATACGTTATCGAAACTCTGAAGCTTCCACGATCTTATATCACCATTATACCTTTAATAACTAATTTAAGCAATTTTACAACATCACTGATGACAACGAAGCTGAACGTTGTATTTGGGAGAAAG ATTACCTTTTACATTGGATGTCTACTTGGCATTATCTCTGGAGTTTTTATATTCTTACAAAATTTCGGCGACTTATATCGATATGATTTGATATTTGGTGTCGCCACTGTCATcg gtATCGCAACAGGAATTCTCACTGTGACAGCCTTAGGATTAATAACAGACTTGATCGATCAAGATCCTAACAATGGTGCGTTTGTCTATGGATTTATGAGTCTCATAGAGAAAGTTTTCAATGGAGTCGTTGTTGCAGTCATACAATTCTG TAAACCAAAAGACAAAATTGCGTTTGGTGCCTACGGAAAGTATGTCATCTTCATATGCTGTATTATGCCCTGTGCTCTTGGGATTATCTTCATGTTCTTTACTCCCATCAATCTTG CTGCATCTAATCGAGAAAATGAGAGGATACCACCTCCTGAGAGTGAAAAGCAGACCGGTTCCTCGAATTCAGAAAATGACTCAAACTCTTcag ATCGAAGATGA
- the LOC109033802 gene encoding major facilitator superfamily domain-containing protein 12 isoform X1 translates to MDKCNGEKQKSVYTIDLVGSFLGDEKLKANESLSVNSFSAAKNANKPPKDGEKDEKRMPSLLSPVGAQMAFAQGHVFNDMCAAMWFNYLLVYLTFVVEFRPSIVGAAILIGQLVDGIVCPFIGFLSDKMKFGFFNYGRRKSAHLIGTIAVFLSFPFVFMPVPSFLKNEDQLIQLLYYSVFIAVFQVGWATVQIAHLAIITDLTSNFQERTWLMSLRNIFTQLSISSVFVIALVALELCPDKQVVTSYLQLDDPLVDENPEDLNPNCYKQFIIIVGVISAVGLVETLWYHLGVQEVSEDNELHQTLIDPQQRRISPWSLFRRRKFYSVTLVYVSARLFFNLLQVFIPAYVIETLKLPRSYITIIPLITNLSNFTTSLMTTKLNVVFGRKITFYIGCLLGIISGVFIFLQNFGDLYRYDLIFGVATVIGIATGILTVTALGLITDLIDQDPNNGAFVYGFMSLIEKVFNGVVVAVIQFCKPKDKIAFGAYGKYVIFICCIMPCALGIIFMFFTPINLAASNRENERIPPPESEKQTGSSNSENDSNSSEDRR, encoded by the exons ATGGATAAGTGCAACGGTGAAAAACAAAAGAGCGTGTACACCATCGACCTGGTCGGGTCTTTCCTCGGTGacgagaaactcaaagccaaCGAATCGCTGAGCGTCAACAGTTTCTCCGCCGCCAAGAATGCTAACAAGCCTCCTAAAGATGGAGAAAAAG ATGAGAAGAGAATGCCGAGTCTCCTATCGCCCGTCGGGGCGCAGATGGCGTTCGCGCAGGGGCACGTGTTCAACGACATGTGCGCGGCGATGTGGTTCAACTACCTCCTCGTCTACCTCACCTTCGTCGTGGAGTTCCGGCCGAGCATCGTCGGGGCGGCCATCCTCATCGGGCAGCTCGTCGACGGCATCGTCTGTCCTTTCATCGGCTTCCTCTCCGACAAGATGAAGTTCGGCTTCTTCAACTACGGACGCCGCAAGTCCGCACATCTCATCG gcACAATAGCTGTTTTCCTATCATTTCCATTTGTATTTATGCCGGTCCCatcgtttttgaaaaatgaggatcAACTCATTCAACTTTTATACTACAGTGTATTCATTGCTGTTTTTCAAGTTGGATGGGCTACGGTACAAATCGCACACTTAGCCATTATCACAGATCTCACTAGTAACTTCCAAGAAAGGACATGGCTCATGTCCCTGAG GAATATTTTTACGCAGCTTTCAATTTCCTCCGTCTTTGTCATTGCCCTAGTTGCCCTAGAATTATGTCCTGACAAACAAGTTGTAACATCTTATCTGCAATTGGATGATCCTTTAGTCGATGAAAATCCCGAAGATCTAAACCCAAACTGTTATAAACAGTTTATT attatcGTCGGTGTGATTTCGGCAGTCGGTCTGGTAGAAACTCTCTGGTATCATTTGGGAGTGCAAGAAGTCTCAGAAGACAATGAACTCCATCAAACCTTGATCGATCCTCAACAACGAAGAATCTCCCCGTGGTCACTCTTTCGCCGACGAAAGTTCTACTCAGTAACTTTAGTTTATGTTTCAGCTAGGTTGTTTTTCAACCTGCTTCAAGTTTTCATTCCTGCATACGTTATCGAAACTCTGAAGCTTCCACGATCTTATATCACCATTATACCTTTAATAACTAATTTAAGCAATTTTACAACATCACTGATGACAACGAAGCTGAACGTTGTATTTGGGAGAAAG ATTACCTTTTACATTGGATGTCTACTTGGCATTATCTCTGGAGTTTTTATATTCTTACAAAATTTCGGCGACTTATATCGATATGATTTGATATTTGGTGTCGCCACTGTCATcg gtATCGCAACAGGAATTCTCACTGTGACAGCCTTAGGATTAATAACAGACTTGATCGATCAAGATCCTAACAATGGTGCGTTTGTCTATGGATTTATGAGTCTCATAGAGAAAGTTTTCAATGGAGTCGTTGTTGCAGTCATACAATTCTG TAAACCAAAAGACAAAATTGCGTTTGGTGCCTACGGAAAGTATGTCATCTTCATATGCTGTATTATGCCCTGTGCTCTTGGGATTATCTTCATGTTCTTTACTCCCATCAATCTTG CTGCATCTAATCGAGAAAATGAGAGGATACCACCTCCTGAGAGTGAAAAGCAGACCGGTTCCTCGAATTCAGAAAATGACTCAAACTCTTcag AAGATCGAAGATGA
- the LOC109033802 gene encoding major facilitator superfamily domain-containing protein 12 isoform X3: MPSLLSPVGAQMAFAQGHVFNDMCAAMWFNYLLVYLTFVVEFRPSIVGAAILIGQLVDGIVCPFIGFLSDKMKFGFFNYGRRKSAHLIGTIAVFLSFPFVFMPVPSFLKNEDQLIQLLYYSVFIAVFQVGWATVQIAHLAIITDLTSNFQERTWLMSLRNIFTQLSISSVFVIALVALELCPDKQVVTSYLQLDDPLVDENPEDLNPNCYKQFIIIVGVISAVGLVETLWYHLGVQEVSEDNELHQTLIDPQQRRISPWSLFRRRKFYSVTLVYVSARLFFNLLQVFIPAYVIETLKLPRSYITIIPLITNLSNFTTSLMTTKLNVVFGRKITFYIGCLLGIISGVFIFLQNFGDLYRYDLIFGVATVIGIATGILTVTALGLITDLIDQDPNNGAFVYGFMSLIEKVFNGVVVAVIQFCKPKDKIAFGAYGKYVIFICCIMPCALGIIFMFFTPINLAASNRENERIPPPESEKQTGSSNSENDSNSSEDRR, encoded by the exons ATGCCGAGTCTCCTATCGCCCGTCGGGGCGCAGATGGCGTTCGCGCAGGGGCACGTGTTCAACGACATGTGCGCGGCGATGTGGTTCAACTACCTCCTCGTCTACCTCACCTTCGTCGTGGAGTTCCGGCCGAGCATCGTCGGGGCGGCCATCCTCATCGGGCAGCTCGTCGACGGCATCGTCTGTCCTTTCATCGGCTTCCTCTCCGACAAGATGAAGTTCGGCTTCTTCAACTACGGACGCCGCAAGTCCGCACATCTCATCG gcACAATAGCTGTTTTCCTATCATTTCCATTTGTATTTATGCCGGTCCCatcgtttttgaaaaatgaggatcAACTCATTCAACTTTTATACTACAGTGTATTCATTGCTGTTTTTCAAGTTGGATGGGCTACGGTACAAATCGCACACTTAGCCATTATCACAGATCTCACTAGTAACTTCCAAGAAAGGACATGGCTCATGTCCCTGAG GAATATTTTTACGCAGCTTTCAATTTCCTCCGTCTTTGTCATTGCCCTAGTTGCCCTAGAATTATGTCCTGACAAACAAGTTGTAACATCTTATCTGCAATTGGATGATCCTTTAGTCGATGAAAATCCCGAAGATCTAAACCCAAACTGTTATAAACAGTTTATT attatcGTCGGTGTGATTTCGGCAGTCGGTCTGGTAGAAACTCTCTGGTATCATTTGGGAGTGCAAGAAGTCTCAGAAGACAATGAACTCCATCAAACCTTGATCGATCCTCAACAACGAAGAATCTCCCCGTGGTCACTCTTTCGCCGACGAAAGTTCTACTCAGTAACTTTAGTTTATGTTTCAGCTAGGTTGTTTTTCAACCTGCTTCAAGTTTTCATTCCTGCATACGTTATCGAAACTCTGAAGCTTCCACGATCTTATATCACCATTATACCTTTAATAACTAATTTAAGCAATTTTACAACATCACTGATGACAACGAAGCTGAACGTTGTATTTGGGAGAAAG ATTACCTTTTACATTGGATGTCTACTTGGCATTATCTCTGGAGTTTTTATATTCTTACAAAATTTCGGCGACTTATATCGATATGATTTGATATTTGGTGTCGCCACTGTCATcg gtATCGCAACAGGAATTCTCACTGTGACAGCCTTAGGATTAATAACAGACTTGATCGATCAAGATCCTAACAATGGTGCGTTTGTCTATGGATTTATGAGTCTCATAGAGAAAGTTTTCAATGGAGTCGTTGTTGCAGTCATACAATTCTG TAAACCAAAAGACAAAATTGCGTTTGGTGCCTACGGAAAGTATGTCATCTTCATATGCTGTATTATGCCCTGTGCTCTTGGGATTATCTTCATGTTCTTTACTCCCATCAATCTTG CTGCATCTAATCGAGAAAATGAGAGGATACCACCTCCTGAGAGTGAAAAGCAGACCGGTTCCTCGAATTCAGAAAATGACTCAAACTCTTcag AAGATCGAAGATGA